In Sulfitobacter sp. LCG007, the sequence GCCCCCGCAGGGAAGCGAAAGCAGGCTCATTCTGAGATCTATTCCCCCAGAACGACGAGCGAAAAACCCGCGATCACAAAGATTGCCCCGAAGATCTGCGGCAGGTTGAGAGCACCGCCCAGAAACGCGGCGTAGGCCAGTACCAGAAGGCTTTCGGCGCCGATCACGCCGATGTAGATCACGGCGAGGTCCGAATGCCGGAAGAGCACGATCTCGGAAAATGCGGCGCCGAGAAGGCCGGCCGCGATGCAGGCGAGGGCGAAAAGGGAAGGGGCGTTGCTGGCCATCTTCATTCCCACTGTCGCCATCGCATAACCGCCGGCGGCAAGTGTCATGAGCCCGAGTACACATGCCGGATTCAATTGTGATGTCATATCAATGCGTCCGAAAGTATTACTGTCGATCAGGAAATATCGGACTATCCTACTGCCGGTGCGCGCAGGGCGGCAGTCAGGTATTCCTGACTGGCAGCGGATGGGGTCTTCCGGTTTGACTTGCATCAAGGCTGCGACAGGATGCGCGGCCCAGGGTTATTGAACCCGGGCGGACAGGCGGTTAATCAGGGGCCGCAACGTGTCGTCCTTGCCGGGCGCCCATGGCCGGTCCGCTGGTCGCAGGAATGAGGAAGAAACGGTTGGACTATACCGGGAAGCTGGACGAAGCCATCGCCCGCCTGCATGCGGAGGGACGCTATCGCACCTTCATCGACATCGAGCGGCAGAACGGCAATTTCCCTCATGCGGTCTGGACACGGCCGGACGGCACGCAGCAGCCGGTCACGGTCTGGTGCGGAAACGACTATCTGGGCATGGGACAGAACCCCGTCGTGCT encodes:
- a CDS encoding 5-aminolevulinate synthase is translated as MTLAAGGYAMATVGMKMASNAPSLFALACIAAGLLGAAFSEIVLFRHSDLAVIYIGVIGAESLLVLAYAAFLGGALNLPQIFGAIFVIAGFSLVVLGE